A window from Thermoanaerobaculia bacterium encodes these proteins:
- a CDS encoding DUF5916 domain-containing protein, translated as SMAVPRARGIITIDGSLGDPGWEGAAVIDRFWETQPGDNAEPPVKTSAWITYDDRFFYIGVDCRDPHPEKIRAPYVDRDNVIGTDDNVAIFLDTRDDHRSAIEFRVNPRGIQGDASYNDANGNEDFSPDFFYDTAARITDTGWTAEVRIPFSSLRYPDKDPQQWGILVWRNYPREFRYAFHSSPISRNSNCWICHEIQLTGLTGLPRGGHLVVAPYVTVKEEGTPREGPGSEFANAPARGDAGVDVKWTPNASTALDATINPDFSQVESDVGQINVNNRFALFFPEKRPFFLESVDLFDTPIQAVYTRTITSPRWGARATGKFDASSYTVLVSQDRGGGSVIIPGSTESHFAPQDFSSIAAIGRIRQDIGGSFGGLLLTDRENESGAGGGHNRVLGPDFQWRPGEKDQVTAQFLGSDTQTPNRPDLAEEWTGRRFSSRAIFLSWLHTGPHWVFRSTYQDIGDGFRADDGFVPQVGFRQERQFAGYTFYPTGLLNRVQPYFVANYLAEPDGSLVQRQTFPGITLAGRYNLNVELDYNWKQKDRTADTVLETTSLAYFLQIDPSRRISRITLQGFFGEHPDVDNVRVGRGGDIQLTATIKPTDHLELDFNGDRQWLDVTADGRHGRLFTAQIERLKATYNFDARMFLRVIGQYLDVRTDPSLYLAEGVPARSGNFDGSVLFSYKLNWQTVFFLGYGDSRVVDPNGDLLRSDRQLFLKVSYAFQR; from the coding sequence CGTCGATGGCGGTACCCCGCGCTCGCGGGATCATCACGATCGACGGCAGTCTCGGCGATCCGGGATGGGAGGGCGCCGCCGTCATCGACCGGTTCTGGGAAACGCAGCCGGGCGACAACGCGGAGCCGCCGGTCAAGACCAGCGCCTGGATCACCTACGACGACCGGTTCTTCTACATCGGCGTCGATTGCCGGGACCCGCATCCCGAGAAGATCCGGGCGCCGTACGTCGATCGCGACAACGTCATCGGCACCGACGACAACGTGGCGATCTTCCTCGACACCCGCGACGACCATCGTTCCGCGATCGAGTTCCGTGTGAATCCCCGGGGCATCCAGGGAGACGCGAGCTACAACGACGCCAACGGAAACGAAGACTTCTCTCCCGACTTCTTCTACGACACGGCGGCCCGGATCACGGACACGGGATGGACCGCCGAGGTGAGGATCCCGTTCTCGTCCCTTCGCTATCCCGACAAGGATCCTCAGCAGTGGGGAATCCTCGTCTGGCGCAACTACCCGCGCGAGTTCCGGTACGCGTTCCACAGCAGCCCCATTTCCCGCAACTCGAACTGCTGGATCTGCCATGAGATCCAGCTGACGGGGTTGACCGGCCTCCCGCGCGGCGGCCACCTCGTCGTCGCGCCGTACGTGACCGTGAAGGAGGAGGGTACGCCGCGGGAAGGTCCGGGATCGGAGTTCGCGAACGCCCCCGCGCGCGGGGACGCGGGCGTGGACGTCAAGTGGACGCCGAACGCCTCGACCGCGCTCGACGCGACGATCAACCCGGACTTCTCCCAGGTCGAATCCGACGTCGGACAGATCAACGTGAACAACCGGTTTGCGTTGTTCTTCCCGGAGAAGCGCCCGTTCTTCCTGGAGAGCGTCGACCTCTTCGACACGCCGATCCAGGCCGTCTACACGCGAACGATCACCTCGCCGCGATGGGGCGCGCGCGCCACGGGGAAATTCGACGCGAGCTCGTACACCGTGCTCGTCTCGCAGGACCGCGGGGGCGGCAGCGTGATCATCCCCGGATCGACGGAATCGCATTTCGCGCCGCAGGACTTCTCGTCGATCGCGGCGATCGGACGAATCCGCCAGGACATCGGCGGCTCCTTCGGCGGCCTCCTGCTGACCGACCGCGAGAACGAGAGCGGGGCCGGCGGCGGCCACAACCGCGTGCTCGGGCCCGACTTCCAGTGGCGGCCGGGGGAGAAGGACCAGGTGACCGCGCAGTTCCTCGGGAGCGACACGCAGACCCCGAATCGGCCCGACCTCGCCGAGGAGTGGACGGGCCGGCGCTTCTCGTCGCGCGCGATCTTCCTGTCGTGGCTCCACACCGGGCCGCACTGGGTATTCCGTTCGACGTACCAGGACATCGGCGACGGATTTCGCGCCGACGACGGGTTCGTGCCCCAGGTCGGGTTCCGGCAGGAAAGGCAGTTCGCCGGATACACGTTCTATCCGACGGGTCTCCTCAACCGCGTGCAGCCCTACTTCGTCGCGAACTATCTCGCCGAACCGGACGGCAGCCTCGTCCAGCGGCAGACCTTTCCCGGCATCACGCTCGCCGGCCGCTACAACCTGAACGTCGAGCTCGACTACAACTGGAAACAGAAAGACCGCACCGCCGACACCGTCCTCGAAACCACGAGCCTGGCGTATTTCCTCCAGATCGACCCCTCCCGCCGGATCTCCCGGATCACGCTCCAGGGATTCTTCGGCGAACATCCGGACGTCGATAACGTCCGCGTCGGCCGCGGCGGCGACATCCAGTTGACCGCGACGATCAAGCCGACCGACCATCTCGAGCTCGACTTCAACGGCGACCGGCAGTGGCTCGACGTCACCGCCGACGGGCGGCACGGCCGCCTCTTCACCGCGCAGATCGAGCGTCTCAAGGCGACCTACAACTTCGACGCGCGGATGTTCCTGCGCGTGATCGGGCAGTACCTCGACGTGCGCACCGATCCCTCGCTCTATCTCGCCGAAGGGGTCCCGGCGCGATCCGGGAACTTCGACGGATCGGTGCTCTTCTCGTACAAGCTCAACTGGCAGACCGTCTTCTTCCTCGGGTACGGCGACAGCCGGGTCGTCGATCCGAACGGAGACCTGCTGAGGAGCGATCGGCAGCTCTTCTTGAAGGTGAGTTACGCCTTCCAGCGATGA
- a CDS encoding YbhB/YbcL family Raf kinase inhibitor-like protein, producing the protein MQGVGLAAGVLIAAVAGTRGGARLKVESSAFDAGAAIPRKHTCDGGDLSPALSWSGAPESTREFAVVCDDPDAPGGTFTHWVIWGIPKSAAALPEGVAAGDEVASLASARQGTNGFRVRGYRGPCPPPGRPHHYHFRVYALSERIDLPAGSAVERLRAAMAGHVAAEGEIVGTYGR; encoded by the coding sequence ATGCAGGGCGTCGGGCTGGCCGCGGGGGTCCTGATCGCCGCCGTCGCGGGGACGCGTGGAGGCGCACGGCTGAAAGTCGAGAGCTCCGCCTTCGACGCCGGCGCGGCGATCCCGCGAAAGCACACCTGCGACGGCGGGGATCTCTCCCCCGCGCTCTCCTGGTCGGGCGCGCCGGAATCCACCCGCGAATTCGCCGTCGTCTGCGACGATCCCGACGCGCCGGGAGGAACGTTCACGCACTGGGTGATCTGGGGGATTCCGAAGAGCGCCGCGGCCCTCCCGGAGGGAGTCGCGGCCGGCGACGAGGTCGCCTCGCTCGCGTCGGCGCGCCAGGGAACGAACGGATTCCGCGTGCGCGGATACCGCGGTCCCTGCCCGCCGCCGGGCCGGCCGCATCACTACCACTTCCGCGTCTACGCGCTCTCGGAGAGGATCGATCTCCCCGCCGGATCCGCCGTCGAGCGGCTTCGCGCCGCGATGGCCGGTCACGTGGCTGCGGAAGGCGAGATCGTCGGAACGTACGGCCGGTGA
- a CDS encoding DUF4230 domain-containing protein: protein MRRFLRAAVPWALAALFLFTTIELLLHRRRAAERPPDSAPVVMAMNKVARLATIEVQVSDVVKYEEFKNFLFLSFPKSATMRVRGSVLGGFDLQRDGVSVVGHPETRKVEIRMPRPSILAIDPKLEWFDEKSGMFNPITPEDRNRWMAWARTSLARIARQTGMDAKAEEQARKLLSGAAEALGWKAEVTFAAGPPAPLP from the coding sequence ATGAGGCGTTTCCTCCGGGCCGCGGTTCCCTGGGCGCTCGCGGCGCTCTTCCTGTTCACCACGATCGAGCTCCTGCTGCACCGCCGGCGCGCGGCGGAACGCCCGCCGGACTCCGCTCCGGTCGTCATGGCGATGAACAAGGTCGCCCGGCTCGCGACCATCGAAGTCCAGGTTTCCGACGTCGTCAAGTACGAGGAGTTCAAGAACTTCCTCTTCCTGAGCTTTCCGAAGAGCGCGACGATGCGCGTGCGCGGATCGGTGCTCGGCGGTTTCGACCTGCAGCGGGACGGCGTCTCCGTCGTGGGCCACCCGGAAACGCGAAAGGTCGAGATCCGGATGCCGCGCCCCTCGATCCTCGCGATCGACCCGAAGCTCGAATGGTTCGACGAGAAGAGCGGGATGTTCAACCCGATCACCCCGGAAGACCGCAACCGGTGGATGGCGTGGGCGCGCACGAGCCTCGCCCGCATCGCCCGCCAGACCGGAATGGACGCGAAGGCCGAGGAGCAGGCTCGCAAGCTCCTCTCCGGAGCCGCCGAAGCGCTCGGCTGGAAAGCCGAGGTGACGTTCGCCGCCGGGCCCCCGGCTCCCCTCCCGTGA
- a CDS encoding RNA polymerase sigma factor, with amino-acid sequence MKTDLDLLNLVRRGDPAGATGLFEKYADALLRFADRMISNRAEAEEITQEVFLKMITRVEQYDGRAAVSSWLFAIAANACRDRLRRSRRAVVVPLDAVAEAPARGEPIENRLHERARRQAVRQALSKLSDEQREALVLARYHGMPYAEIARTLQITEGAVKTRIFRAMETLKGIFSEGGTTWNAMTS; translated from the coding sequence TTGAAGACCGACCTCGACTTGCTGAACCTGGTCCGGCGCGGAGACCCCGCCGGGGCGACCGGCCTCTTCGAAAAGTACGCCGACGCCCTGCTTCGGTTCGCGGACCGGATGATTTCCAACCGCGCCGAAGCGGAGGAAATCACCCAGGAGGTATTTCTCAAGATGATCACCCGGGTCGAACAGTACGACGGCCGCGCGGCCGTCTCGTCATGGCTCTTCGCGATCGCCGCGAACGCCTGCCGGGACCGGCTGCGGCGATCGCGGCGGGCCGTCGTGGTCCCCCTCGACGCGGTCGCCGAGGCGCCCGCCCGCGGTGAACCGATCGAGAACCGGCTCCACGAACGGGCACGGCGCCAGGCGGTCCGCCAGGCGCTGTCGAAGCTCTCGGACGAGCAGCGCGAAGCGCTCGTCCTCGCCCGATACCACGGGATGCCGTACGCCGAGATCGCCCGCACGCTCCAGATCACCGAAGGCGCGGTGAAGACCCGGATCTTCCGCGCCATGGAAACGCTCAAGGGGATCTTTTCCGAGGGAGGCACCACATGGAATGCCATGACTTCGTAG
- a CDS encoding HEAT repeat domain-containing protein has product MECHDFVEQAVERLANPAAGNSPELDSHLESCERCRAEIEAVEGAWVRLGADPDATMEPEFRRATREMLEAETLRRRIAPIRPRGWMPVLQAAAMLAMGVGGYLVARVAAPGGNPSTGSPAAATRTAASIPDLTKQPKLANVAFRPADASGRIGISFDVTTRYTVEGRPGDKGVSDLLAYMVAGSGSTEGARGKAIDLVSQRYGGETAVSPQIVSTLVETLKNDKNPGVRKKAAEALGQLPPSPEIRDAFLAALKGDSNPAVRIASVEGLGKAAITLRDPAAIETLREKANDDRETGYVRVKAAKALQRVDL; this is encoded by the coding sequence ATGGAATGCCATGACTTCGTAGAACAGGCGGTCGAACGGCTCGCGAATCCCGCGGCGGGAAATTCGCCCGAGCTCGACTCCCATCTCGAGTCGTGCGAGCGCTGCCGCGCCGAAATCGAAGCCGTCGAAGGCGCGTGGGTGCGGCTCGGCGCCGACCCCGACGCCACGATGGAGCCGGAGTTCCGGCGCGCGACGCGGGAGATGCTCGAAGCGGAGACGCTGCGGCGCCGGATCGCTCCGATCCGTCCGCGCGGGTGGATGCCGGTCCTGCAGGCCGCCGCGATGCTCGCGATGGGCGTCGGCGGATACCTCGTCGCGCGCGTCGCGGCCCCGGGGGGCAACCCGTCGACCGGTTCTCCCGCGGCGGCGACCCGGACCGCGGCGTCGATCCCCGATCTGACGAAACAGCCGAAGCTCGCCAACGTGGCGTTCCGTCCGGCCGACGCGTCGGGACGGATCGGCATCTCGTTCGACGTCACGACCCGCTACACCGTCGAGGGAAGACCGGGCGACAAGGGCGTCTCCGACCTGCTGGCGTACATGGTCGCCGGCTCGGGCTCGACGGAAGGCGCGCGCGGCAAGGCGATCGATCTCGTCTCGCAGCGCTACGGCGGGGAGACCGCGGTTTCGCCGCAGATCGTCTCGACACTCGTCGAGACGCTCAAGAACGACAAGAATCCCGGAGTCCGCAAGAAAGCGGCGGAGGCGCTCGGCCAGCTGCCGCCGTCTCCCGAAATTCGCGACGCGTTCCTCGCCGCTCTCAAGGGCGATTCGAATCCGGCGGTCCGCATCGCGTCCGTCGAGGGGCTCGGGAAAGCCGCCATCACGCTGCGCGATCCCGCCGCGATCGAGACGCTCCGCGAGAAGGCGAACGACGACCGCGAAACCGGATACGTGCGGGTGAAGGCCGCCAAGGCCCTCCAGCGCGTCGACCTGTGA
- a CDS encoding DUF4097 family beta strand repeat-containing protein gives MNSHTTSRDRISLWIVLGAGLVMLAFAALSRGDEYPASARRTDHFNGTGLTRLSVENISGDIRVSPGTEFSATADVSVRAESSALAKKYLDETRIELRNESGGSFSLVTEEPGVRVSRSGRGWRLDVHRNDRHYRVEARFTITVPAAAAVDVHTVNGNVSVDGIGGAIDARSVNGRVKLSGTRRDVSAHSVNGSIETVAADLPKGAHVEAETINGNIQLQLPARAGFDFHGHTMNGDIVSTFPLPPLELPAEAERMKAEREKLRAEKEKIRREIRIRERDRRHAEKDSDGDVDVDVDLSGLDEGLAELSRELSRLGPEIASAISQSMNHTYEGSVGGGGADVRCSTLNGRISLLTDGVPASQAKSLLPRRRHGMHAETPEPPEPPEAPVAVPAPSPAPSAVPAPPRPPRPPRGVAGGVTGGVRGGVHGGIAGGVDLAEGSIVRGDIGGDFSTTLPFGDVQLGKVAGNVRIVTYGGQIRVAEAGKGADLSTSGGDIQIDGVRGDLRAITHGGEVRVGRVTGDAKLETMGGDVDLASCGGSVIAKTGGGDLRLHQVRGSVRASAGGGDVHCEIVGRENPDGVTISSGSGDVTLVLPSNFRANVDIQVSGVDDESDAIVSEFPEVSISHRPASMQQTAKGALNGGGPRVAIRISSGTVRLKKGPPA, from the coding sequence ATGAACAGCCACACGACTTCCCGCGATCGAATCTCCCTCTGGATCGTGCTCGGCGCCGGCCTCGTGATGCTGGCCTTCGCGGCGCTTTCCCGCGGCGACGAGTATCCGGCATCCGCGCGGCGGACGGATCACTTCAACGGAACGGGACTGACCCGGCTCTCGGTCGAGAACATCAGCGGCGACATCCGCGTCTCGCCCGGAACGGAGTTCTCCGCCACCGCGGACGTGTCCGTCCGCGCCGAATCGTCCGCGCTCGCCAAGAAGTACCTGGACGAGACCCGGATCGAGCTGCGAAACGAATCGGGCGGCTCCTTCAGTCTCGTCACCGAAGAGCCGGGCGTCCGCGTGTCGCGGAGCGGGCGCGGATGGAGGCTCGACGTCCACCGGAACGACCGTCACTACCGGGTCGAGGCGCGGTTCACGATCACCGTTCCCGCCGCGGCCGCCGTCGACGTCCACACGGTCAACGGCAACGTCTCCGTGGACGGGATCGGCGGGGCGATCGACGCCCGGTCGGTCAACGGTCGCGTGAAGCTCTCGGGAACGCGTCGCGACGTGAGCGCGCACAGCGTGAACGGGTCGATCGAGACCGTCGCCGCGGACCTGCCGAAGGGCGCTCATGTCGAGGCCGAAACGATCAACGGCAACATCCAGCTCCAGCTCCCGGCGCGAGCCGGCTTCGATTTCCACGGCCACACGATGAACGGCGACATCGTCTCGACGTTTCCCCTCCCTCCCCTCGAGCTTCCCGCCGAAGCCGAGCGCATGAAGGCGGAACGGGAGAAGCTGCGGGCCGAAAAGGAGAAGATCCGCCGGGAAATCCGGATCCGGGAAAGAGACCGGCGGCACGCGGAGAAGGACTCCGACGGGGACGTCGACGTGGACGTGGATCTCTCCGGGCTCGACGAAGGGCTCGCGGAGCTTTCGCGGGAGCTCTCCCGCCTCGGCCCCGAGATCGCCTCCGCGATTTCGCAGTCGATGAACCACACGTACGAAGGCTCCGTCGGCGGCGGAGGCGCGGACGTCCGCTGCTCGACGCTGAACGGCCGGATCTCGCTCCTGACGGACGGCGTGCCCGCTTCCCAGGCGAAGTCGCTCCTCCCGCGGAGGCGGCACGGGATGCACGCGGAGACGCCCGAACCGCCCGAGCCCCCGGAAGCGCCCGTCGCGGTTCCGGCGCCGAGCCCTGCTCCTTCGGCGGTTCCCGCCCCCCCTCGGCCGCCCCGGCCTCCTCGCGGGGTCGCCGGCGGAGTGACGGGAGGCGTCCGGGGCGGAGTCCACGGCGGCATCGCGGGCGGCGTCGATCTCGCCGAGGGCTCGATCGTCCGCGGCGACATCGGCGGCGACTTCTCGACGACGCTCCCCTTCGGCGACGTCCAGCTCGGAAAAGTCGCGGGCAACGTCCGGATCGTGACGTACGGCGGCCAGATCCGCGTCGCCGAAGCGGGCAAGGGAGCCGACCTGTCCACGTCCGGCGGCGACATCCAGATCGACGGCGTCCGTGGCGACCTGCGGGCGATCACCCACGGCGGCGAAGTTCGGGTCGGCCGGGTGACCGGCGACGCGAAGCTCGAAACGATGGGCGGGGACGTCGATCTCGCTTCCTGCGGCGGCTCCGTCATCGCGAAGACCGGAGGCGGAGACCTGCGTCTCCACCAGGTCCGCGGTTCGGTGCGCGCCTCGGCGGGGGGAGGCGACGTGCACTGCGAGATCGTCGGCCGCGAGAACCCGGATGGGGTGACGATCTCGAGCGGCTCGGGCGACGTCACCCTCGTTCTCCCTTCGAACTTCCGCGCGAACGTGGACATCCAGGTCAGCGGAGTCGACGACGAGAGCGACGCGATCGTGAGCGAATTCCCCGAGGTGTCGATCTCCCACCGCCCCGCGTCGATGCAGCAGACGGCGAAGGGCGCCCTGAACGGCGGCGGCCCGCGGGTCGCGATCCGGATTTCGTCGGGGACCGTCCGGCTCAAGAAAGGGCCTCCCGCCTGA
- a CDS encoding DUF5916 domain-containing protein, translated as MKRSIAIGIALAAFAAAAAAQTSPPDEPPIAIHRAPGPITVDGDLSDPGWQGAARVETFYETKPGDNVAPKVRKVGLLTFDDHALYAAFECDDPDPSKIRAPFADRDAISSDTDYAGIILDTRHDRRTAIEFLANPRGVQYDAVQDDASGNEDTSVDFFWDAAGKIGPRGWTLEIRIPFSSLRYDASAHPVWGIQLYRNSTRDTRYQYFSNRLPRSSDCFICHERDLVGLTDLPSGGHLIAAPYVTATEEGRRTDPNDISSPWVNRPIRGNAGLDVKWLPNADTAVDGTINPDFSQVESDVAQISANTRFALFYPEKRPFFLEGLDLLSTPIPAVYTRTFTSPRWGIRGTGKIDSTNYTLLVTEDRGGGAVIVPGPQSSTFVDQDFSSFAGIGRVRKDFGRSYVSFLATDREVEGTGYNRVFGPDFQWAPDDSNQIRGQFLYAASQNPTRPDLFSGWNGQHVSGHAAFVSWDSTKLTHGWYVEGWDVSDGFRADDGFVPQVGYREVKPEFSLHFYPTGFFTKIRPLVMEDYTADTSGRTLRQRIFPGVSFEGHRSVQGEVDYLFSSERVGDKLIRKDFWSIYFQLTPSRVFGQISINGEIGDQIDYANARPGHGGAFTLASRIQPEDHLELRLNEAFQWIDVDDGTGSTRRLFTAVVHRLRAVYNFTNRAFVRGIVQYVREDRNPALYSQAGLPKEDAALSSSILLAYKLNWQSVLFLGYGDNQALNDNYELARHDRQIFLKISYAFQR; from the coding sequence TTGAAGAGATCGATCGCCATCGGAATCGCGCTCGCGGCGTTCGCCGCGGCGGCTGCCGCCCAGACGAGCCCCCCCGACGAGCCGCCGATCGCGATCCATCGCGCCCCGGGGCCGATCACCGTCGACGGCGATCTCTCCGATCCCGGCTGGCAGGGCGCCGCGCGTGTCGAGACCTTCTACGAGACGAAGCCGGGCGACAACGTCGCCCCGAAGGTCAGGAAGGTCGGGCTCCTCACATTCGACGACCACGCCCTGTACGCGGCGTTCGAATGCGACGATCCGGATCCGTCGAAGATCCGCGCGCCGTTCGCGGATCGCGACGCGATCTCGTCGGATACCGATTACGCGGGGATCATCCTCGACACCCGCCACGACCGGCGGACGGCGATCGAGTTCCTCGCGAACCCGCGGGGCGTCCAGTACGACGCCGTGCAGGACGACGCGTCGGGAAACGAAGACACGTCGGTGGATTTCTTCTGGGACGCCGCCGGGAAGATCGGGCCCCGGGGATGGACGCTCGAGATCCGGATTCCGTTCTCGAGTCTCCGGTACGACGCGAGCGCGCACCCCGTCTGGGGCATCCAGCTCTATCGCAACTCGACGCGCGACACCCGCTACCAGTACTTCTCGAACCGCCTCCCGCGAAGCTCGGACTGCTTCATCTGCCATGAGCGCGACCTGGTCGGCCTGACCGATCTGCCGTCGGGGGGACACCTGATCGCGGCCCCCTACGTCACCGCCACCGAGGAGGGACGGCGGACGGACCCGAACGACATTTCCTCGCCCTGGGTCAACCGCCCGATCCGCGGGAACGCCGGACTCGACGTCAAGTGGCTGCCGAATGCCGACACGGCGGTCGACGGGACGATCAACCCCGACTTCTCGCAGGTGGAATCGGACGTCGCGCAGATCTCCGCGAACACCCGCTTCGCCCTCTTCTACCCGGAGAAGCGGCCGTTCTTCCTCGAGGGGCTCGACCTCCTGTCGACGCCGATCCCGGCCGTCTACACGCGGACGTTCACGTCGCCGCGCTGGGGGATCCGCGGCACCGGCAAGATCGATTCGACGAACTACACGCTGCTCGTCACGGAGGACCGGGGAGGCGGCGCGGTGATCGTTCCCGGCCCGCAGTCCTCGACCTTCGTCGACCAGGATTTCTCCTCCTTCGCCGGGATCGGACGCGTCCGGAAGGACTTCGGCCGCTCCTACGTGAGTTTCCTGGCCACGGACCGGGAGGTGGAGGGAACGGGATACAACCGCGTCTTCGGACCCGACTTCCAGTGGGCCCCCGACGATTCGAACCAGATCCGGGGTCAGTTCCTCTACGCCGCCTCCCAGAACCCGACTCGACCCGATCTCTTCTCCGGCTGGAACGGGCAGCACGTGTCCGGACACGCCGCGTTCGTGAGCTGGGACAGCACGAAACTCACCCACGGCTGGTACGTGGAAGGGTGGGACGTGTCGGACGGCTTCCGCGCCGACGACGGGTTCGTTCCCCAGGTCGGCTACCGGGAAGTCAAGCCGGAGTTCTCCCTGCATTTCTATCCGACGGGCTTCTTCACGAAGATCCGGCCTCTCGTGATGGAGGACTACACCGCCGACACCTCGGGCCGGACCCTCCGCCAGCGGATCTTTCCCGGGGTTTCGTTCGAAGGCCATCGGAGCGTCCAGGGAGAGGTGGACTACCTCTTCTCTTCCGAGCGCGTCGGCGACAAGCTCATCCGGAAGGATTTCTGGTCGATCTATTTCCAGCTCACTCCGTCGCGCGTCTTCGGCCAGATCTCGATCAACGGCGAGATCGGCGACCAGATCGATTACGCCAACGCCCGGCCGGGGCACGGCGGGGCGTTCACGCTCGCTTCGCGTATCCAGCCGGAAGACCACCTCGAGCTCCGTCTGAACGAAGCGTTCCAGTGGATCGACGTGGACGACGGGACCGGCTCGACGCGCCGGTTGTTCACGGCGGTCGTGCATCGGCTGCGGGCGGTCTACAACTTCACGAACCGCGCCTTCGTCCGCGGCATCGTGCAGTACGTCCGCGAGGACCGCAATCCCGCTCTCTACAGCCAGGCGGGGCTGCCGAAGGAGGACGCGGCGCTCTCGAGCTCGATCCTCCTCGCGTACAAGCTCAACTGGCAGAGCGTGCTCTTCCTCGGTTACGGCGACAACCAGGCGCTCAACGACAACTACGAGCTCGCCCGGCACGACCGCCAGATATTCCTGAAGATCTCCTACGCGTTCCAGCGCTGA
- a CDS encoding rhodanese-like domain-containing protein yields the protein MQSAIEVTRVTPEEIKTRMDRGEPIAFIDARNPRAWADSDVKLPGAIRVPADDVEKHLPEIPRDRAIVAYCT from the coding sequence ATGCAGAGTGCCATCGAAGTCACGCGGGTCACCCCGGAGGAGATCAAGACGAGGATGGACCGGGGCGAGCCGATCGCGTTCATCGACGCGCGGAACCCTCGGGCGTGGGCGGATTCGGACGTGAAGCTTCCCGGCGCGATCCGGGTGCCCGCCGACGACGTCGAGAAGCACCTCCCGGAGATCCCGCGCGACCGGGCGATCGTCGCGTACTGCACCTGA